A genomic stretch from Thunnus maccoyii chromosome 19, fThuMac1.1, whole genome shotgun sequence includes:
- the notch1a gene encoding neurogenic locus notch homolog protein 1 yields the protein MYRFFVKLTFLIPAIVISQGLKCSLPTESCLNEGRCEPTSNGNGECKCTSDWVGNRCQFPSPCSPSPCRNGGECRAVSHGNTFDFRCVCRLGFTDRLCLTPTNHACMSSPCRNGGTCDLITLIAYRCRCPPGWSGKTCQLANPCASNPCANGGQCSAFDSNYICTCPPAFHGQTCKQDVNECAQIPSPCLNGGVCVNEVGSYHCRCPQEYTGQHCETPYMPCSPSPCQNGGTCVQKGDTIYDCSCLPGFTGQHCEHNIDDCPGHNCQNGGVCVDGVNTYNCQCPPHYTGQYCTENVDECELMPNACQNGGTCHDTHGSYHCVCVNGWTGDDCSENIDDCASAACYHGATCHDRVASFFCECPHGRTGLLCHLDDACISNPCQKGSNCDTNPVNGKAICTCPPGYTGSACNLDIDECSLGANPCEHGGRCLNTKGSFQCKCLQGYEGPRCEMDVNECMSNPCHNDATCLDQIGGFHCICMPGYEGVFCHINTDECASQPCLNNGKCIDKINSFHCECPKGFSGSLCQVDIDECASTPCKNGAKCTDGPNKYTCECAEGYTGQHCETDIDECYSDPCHYGTCKDGLASFTCYCRPGYTGRLCETNINECLSQPCKNGGTCQDRENTYICSCPKGTAGFNCEVNLDDCKGKPCDYGRCIDKINGYECACEPGYTGAMCNINIDECAINPCHNGGTCIDGINSFTCLCPEGYNDATCLSQVDECGSNPCIHGRCQDLINGYKCTCDSGWSGPNCDINNNECESNPCMNGGTCKDMTSGYHCTCRVGFTGPNCQTNINECASNPCLNQGTCIDDVAGYKCNCLLPYTGENCETLLAPCSARPCKNGGVCKESEDYQSFSCICPEGWQGQTCEIDINECVKSPCRNGAICHNTMGSYQCKCQPGYTGQKCETDTDDCKPNPCSNGGLCRDGINSFTCTCLPGFRGGRCEQDINECESNPCRNGANCTDCVNSYTCTCPPGFSGINCEINTNDCTDSSCFNGGTCVDGINAFTCLCLPGFTGSYCQYDINECDSKPCLNGGSCVDSYGTYKCTCPHGYTGVNCQNLVRWCDSSPCKNGGTCWQQGASYTCQCQTGWTGLYCDIPSVSCEVAAKQQGVEVAHLCRNSGQCLDAGNTHYCRCQAGYTGSYCQEQVDECSPNPCQNGAICTDYLGGYSCECVPGYHGVNCSKEINECQSQPCQNGGTCIDLINTYKCSCPRGTQGVHCEINLDDCNPSTDPLTNEPKCFNNGKCVDRIGGYQCVCPAGYVGERCEGDVNECLSDPCDPRGSYNCIQLTNSYRCECRTGYTGQRCDKVFDGCKGRPCRNGGTCAVASNTPHGFICKCPPGFTGSSCEYDSRSCGSLNCRNGGTCVSGHLGPRCLCPTTFTGPECQTPTDSLCISNPCYNGGTCQITPDAPFFQCSCPSNFNGLLCHILDYSFVGGFGRDITPPPEVEVSCEIPQCDEWAGNHICDSLCNNHACGWDGGDCSLNFDDPWQNCSAALQCWRYFNDGKCDGQCNSPGCLYDGFDCQGQEGQCNPLYDQYCKDHYADGHCDQGCNNAECEWDGLDCANNMPEKLADGHLVLVVHIPPEQLKNHSSAFLRDLSSVLHTNVVFRRDAKGEPMIFPYYGNEQDLVKHNVLKRSADGWPEWAAMPANVLGQVKESVSSMVTPRKRRELDPVQVKGSVVYLEIDNRQCYQQSDECFQSATDVAAFLGALASSGNLNVPYIEAVTSVRPTPSGSDFYPMYVVFLGLAALGFICLGVLVSRKRRREHGQLWFPEGFKVSEPSKKKRREPVGEDSVGLKPMKNSDINLMDDNQNEWGDDDPDCRRFRFEEQAMLDLSDHTDHRKWTQQHLDAADLRIASIAPTPPQGEIENDCMDVNVRGPDGFTPLMIASCSGGGLETGNSEEEEDPSAEIISDFIYQGANLHNQTDRTGETALHLAARYARSDAAKRLLESSADANVQDNMGRTPLHAAVAADAQGVFQILIRNRATDLDARMHDGTTPLILAARLAVDGMVEELINCHADANATDDSGKSALHWAAAVNNVEAAMVLLKNGANKDMQDNKEETPLFLAAREGSYETAKVLLEHFANREITDHLDQLPRDIAQERMHHDIVRLLDEYNIVRSPGLHSGPLSTSSLSPPLCSPNDYLSNLKPNLSVKKVRKLSSGKGGKDGGKDNRMKKKKSLDGKNNLLDTTAVLSPVESLESPHGYMSDVASPPMTSPFQQSPPMSLNHLQGNGDSHMGQMSMGKDMGCMSFDPNPPRLSHLPVSSPSSQGTASIGGSRVGQCDWVSRMHPGVGQQGSFAQAPPMSHNMMGPLHGVSTATLSQIMGYQNLQTSHLNSSAHMMQQAHSRQLQHQNSNSTTAGQSMTQSFPNIELNSPDMQPNNSSGRSMPIHTVMPQETQILGTQFLTPPSQHSYSGPMDNTPNHQLQVPDHPFLTPSPGSPDQWSSSSPHSNMSDWSEGISSPPTSIHSQMNLIPDQFK from the exons GTGTACCAGTGACTGGGTAGGCAACCGTTGCCAGTTTCCAAGTCCCTGCAGCCCCTCACCCTGCCGCAACGGTGGCGAATGCCGCGCTGTTTCCCATGgcaacacatttgatttccgTTGTGTGTGCCGCCTGGGTTTCACCGATCGGCTATGCCTGACACCCACCAACCATGCCTGCATGAGTTCCCCCTGTCGCAATGGAGGAACATGTGATCTCATTACCCTCATTGCCTACCGCTGCCGCTGTCCACCTGGGTGGTCAG GTAAAACCTGCCAGCTCGCCAACCCATGTGCCTCCAATCCCTGTGCAAACGGTGGCCAGTGTTCAGCCTTCGATTCCAACTACATCTGCACCTGCCCACCTGCCTTCCATGGTCAAACCTGCAAGCAAGATGTCAACGAGTGTGCCCAGATTCCCTCTCCCTGTTTGAATGGTGGCGTATGTGTGAACGAGGTGGGCTCATACCACTGCCGCTGCCCTCAAGAGTATACTGGCCAGCACTGTGAGACCCCCTACATGCCATGCAGCCCCTCACCATGCCAGAATGGAGGCACCTGCGTCCAGAAGGGAGACACCATCTACGACTGTAGCTGCCTGCCAG GCTTCACCGGTCAGCACTGTGAGCATAACATCGATGACTGTCCAGGCCACAACTGCCAGAATGGTGGCGTGTGCGTGGATGGTGTGAACACCTACAATTGCCAGTGCCCACCTCATTACACAG GCCAATACTGCACAGAAAATGTGGATGAGTGTGAGTTGATGCCCAATGCATGCCAGAACGGAGGGACTTGTCACGACACTCATGGCAGCTACCACTGTGTCTGCGTCAACGGGTGGACAGGTGACGACTGCAGTGAGAACATTGACGACTGTGCCAGCGCGGCTTGTTACCATGGTGCCACCTGCCACGACCGCGTCGCCTCCTTCTTCTGCGAGTGTCCTCATGGGCGCACAG GTTTGCTGTGCCACCTTGATGATGCTTGCATCAGCAACCCATGTCAAAAGGGCTCCAACTGTGACACAAACCCAGTCAACGGCAAGGCAATCTGCACCTGTCCCCCAGGTTACACTGGGTCAGCCTGCAACCTGGACATTGATGAGTGTTCCCTTG GTGCCAATCCTTGTGAACACGGTGGTCGCTGCCTCAACACCAAAGGCTCTTTCCAGTGCAAGTGTCTTCAAGGATATGAAGGACCTCGTTGTGAGATGGACGTCAATGAATGCATGTCTAATCCTTGCCATAATGACGCCACCTGCCTGGACCAGATTGGAGGCTTCCACTGCATCTGTATGCCAG GATATGAGGGTGTGTTCTGCCATATCAACACAGATGAGTGTGCCAGCCAACCTTGTCTCAACAATGGCAAATGCATTGACAAGATCAACTCCTTCCACTGCGAGTGCCCCAAAG GTTTTTCAGGGAGTCTGTGTCAGGTAGACATTGATGAGTGTGCCAGCACCCCTTGTAAGAACGGAGCAAAGTGTACTGATGGTCCCAACAAGTACACCTGCGAATGTGCTGAAG GTTACACAGGGCAGCACTGTGAGACCGACATTGACGAGTGCTACTCTGACCCCTGCCACTATGGCACCTGTAAGGATGGCCTAGCCTCCTTCACATGCTACTGCCGCCCTGGCTACACCGGCCGCCTGTGCGAGACCAACATCAACGAGTGTCTAAGCCAGCCCTGCAAGAACGGTGGCACTTGCCAGGACAGGGAGAACACATATATCTGTTCCTGCCCCAAAGGCACTGCAG GTTTCAATTGTGAGGTGAACCTGGACGACTGTAAGGGCAAACCCTGCGACTACGGGAGGTGCATCGACAAAATCAATGGCTACGAGTGTGCATGTGAGCCAGGCTACACAG GAGCAATGTGTAACATCAACATCGATGAGTGTGCCATTAACCCCTGTCACAACGGGGGTACATGCATTGACGGCATCAACAGCTTCACCTGCCTCTGCCCAGAGGGCTACAATGACGCCACCTGTTTGTCTCAAGTGGATGAGTGTGGCAGCAATCCCTGTATCCATGGCCGTTGCCAGGACCTCATCAATGG ctACAAATGTACCTGTGACTCCGGCTGGAGCGGCCCAAATTGTGACATCAACAATAACGAGTGCGAGTCCAACCCATGCATGAATGGGGGAACCTGCAAGGACATGACCAGCGGATACCACTGTACATGCAGAGTCGGCTTCACAG GACCTAACTGCCAAACTAACATCAATGAGTGTGCCTCCAACCCCTGCCTCAACCAGGGCACCTGCATCGATGATGTAGCCGGATACAAGTGCAACTGTTTGCTGCCCTACACTG GTGAAAACTGTGAGACCCTGCTGGCCCCCTGCAGTGCTAGACCCTGTAAAAACGGTGGAGTATGCAAGGAGTCTGAAGACTACCAGAGCTTCTCCTGCATCTGCCCTGAAGGATGGCAAG gTCAAACGTGTGAGATTGATATCAATGAATGTGTGAAGAGCCCATGCCGCAATGGCGCCATTTGCCATAACACTATGGGAAGCTACCAGTGCAAGTGCCAGCCAGGCTACACTGGCCAGAAGTGTGAGACAGACACTGATGACTGCAAACCAA atcCCTGCAGTAACGGTGGTCTGTGCCGCGATGGTATCAACAGTTTCACGTGTACCTGTCTGCCCGGGTTTCGTGGTGGCAGGTGTGAGCAGGACATAAACGAGTGTGAGAGTAACCCCTGTAGGAATGGGGCCAACTGCACTGATTGTGTCAACAGCTACACGTGCACCTGTCCGCCTGGCTTCAGTGGCATCAACTGTGAGATCAACACCAACGACTGCACTGACAG CTCTTGCTTCAATGGTGGCACCTGTGTGGATGGAATCAATGccttcacctgtctgtgtctgcctGGATTTACCGGCAGCTACTGTCAATATGATATCAATGAGTGTGACTCCAAACCGTGCCTCAATGGAGGCAGTTGTGTGGACAGTTACGGGACATACAAGTGCACCTGCCCTCATGGCTACACAGGAGTCAATTGTCAG AATCTTGTGCGCTGGTGTGATTCATCTCCCTGTAAAAATGGAGGCACTTGCTGGCAGCAGGGAGCGTCTTACACCTGCCAGTGTCAGACTGGATGGACTGGCCTCTACTGTGACATTCCCAGTGTGTCCTGTGAGGTAGCAGCCAAACAGCAAG GTGTGGAGGTGGCTCACCTATGTAGGAACTCAGGCCAGTGTTTGGATGCCGGAAACACACATTACTGCCGCTGCCAGGCCGGCTACACTGGGAGTTACTGCCAGGAACAAGTGGATGAGTGCTCACCCAATCCTTGCCAGAATGGAGCCATTTGTACTGATTATCTGGGAGGCTACAGTTGTGAG tgtGTCCCTGGCTACCACGGTGTAAACTGCTCAAAAGAGATCAATGAATGTCAGTCTCAGCCCTGTCAGAATGGAGGTACCTGCATCGACCTCATCAACACGTACAAGTGCTCCTGTCCCAGAGGAACACAAG GTGTCCACTGTGAGATTAATTTGGATGACTGCAACCCGTCCACTGACCCACTTACCAACGAGCCCAAGTGCTTCAACAATGGCAAGTGTGTGGACCGCATTGGAGGCTACCAATGCGTGTGCCCAGCGGGCTACGTGGGTGAGCGCTGTGAAGGTGATGTCAACGAGTGTTTGTCAGACCCTTGTGATCCTAGGGGGTCATACAACTGCATTCAGCTCACCAACAGCTACCGCTGCGAATGCCGCACTGGATACACAG GTCAGCGCTGTGACAAGGTGTTTGATGGCTGCAAAGGGAGACCCTGCAGAAATGGAGGCACGTGTGCTGTTGCCAGTAACACACCTCATGGTTTCATCTGCAAATGCCCACCT GGCTTCACCGGCTCCTCTTGCGAGTATGATTCTCGCTCCTGTGGGAGTCTGAATTGCAGGAATGGAGGTACATGTGTGTCAGGCCACCTAGGCCCACGCTGCCTGTGTCCAACAACCTTCACTGGACCTGAGTGCCAGACCCCCACTGACAGCCTCTGCATCTCCAACCCCTGTTACAATGGTGGCACTTGCCAAATCACCCCAGACGCGCCTTTCTTCCAGTGCAGCTGCCCCAGTAATTTCAACGGCCTACTGTGCCACATCCTGGACTATTCCTTCGTCGGAGGGTTTGGCCGGGACATCACCCCACCTCCGGAAGTGGAGGTGAGCTGTGAGATTCCTCAGTGTGACGAGTGGGCAGGCAACCACATCTGTGACTCGCTGTGCAACAACCATGCCTGTGGCTGGGATGGAGGAGACTGCTCACTTAATTTTGATGATCCGTGGCAAAACTGCTCTGCAGCTTTGCAGTGCTGGCGTTACTTCAATGATGGGAAATGTGATGGCCAGTGCAACAGCCCTGGATGTCTCTATGATGGCTTTGATTGTCAGGGACAGGAAGGACAATGCAA CCCGCTGTATGACCAGTACTGCAAAGACCACTATGCTGACGGTCACTGTGACCAGGGCTGCAACAATGCAGAATGTGAATGGGATGGCCTGGACTGTGCCAACAACATGCCAGAAAAGCTAGCAGATGGGCATTTAGTTCTAGTTGTTCATATTCCCCCAGAACAACTTAAAAATCATTCTTCAGCCTTCCTCAGAGATCTCAGCAGCGTTCTCCACACCAATGTAGTGTTCCGCCGTGATGCCAAAGGAGAACCAATGATCTTCCCCTACTATGGCAATGAACAGGACCTAGTTAAGCATAACGTGCTGAAACGCTCTGCAGATGGCTGGCCCGAGTGGGCTGCAATGCCAGCAAATGTTTTGGGTCAAGTGAAGGAGAGCGTGTCTTCCATGGTCACCCCACGTAAACGCAGAGAGCTGGATCCTGTGCAAGTCAAAGG GTCTGTGGTGTACCTGGAGATTGACAACCGTCAGTGTTACCAGCAGTCTGATGAATGCTTCCAGAGCGCAACAGATGTAGCTGCATTCCTTGGAGCACTGGCCTCCAGTGGGAATCTCAATGTTCCATATATTGAAGCTGTCACCA GTGTGAGACCTACTCCCTCCGGTTCAGATTTCTATCCCATGTATGTAGTCTTCTTGGGCTTGGCTGCTCTGGGTTTCATCTGCCTCGGTGTTCTGGTGTCGCGTAAGCGGCGGCGAGAGCACGGCCAGCTCTGGTTCCCTGAGGGATTCAAAGTGTCGGAGCCCAGCAAAAAGAAACGCAGAGAGCCAGTGGGAGAGGATTCCGTCGGACTGAA GCCTATGAAAAACTCTGACATAAATCTTATGGATGACAATCAAAATGAATGGGGTGATGATGATCCAGACTGCAGGCGCTTCAGG tttgaGGAGCAGGCCATGTTGGATTTGAGTGACCATACTGACCACAGGAAATGGACACAGCAGCATCTGGATGCAGCTGACCTACGTATTGCATCCATTGCCCCTACACCTCCTCAGGGAGAGATAGAGAATGACTGTATGGATGTCAATGTCAGAGGACCCG ATGGTTTCACTCCCCTGATGATCGCATCCTGCAGCGGTGGAGGACTTGAGACTGGTAacagtgaagaggaggaggatccCTCAGCAGAAATCATCTCTGACTTTATTTACCAGGGGGCCAACCTCCACAACCAGACTGACCGCACAGGCGAGACTGCACTCCACCTGGCCGCTCGGTATGCCCGCTCTGATGCAGCCAAACGCCTCCTGGAGTCCAGCGCTGATGCCAATGTACAGGACAACATGGGACGCACTCCTCTACatgctgctgtggctgcagATGCACAGGGAGTGTTCCAG ATTCTGATCCGAAACCGCGCCACTGATCTTGATGCTCGCATGCATGACGGAACAACACCGCTGATTTTGGCAGCCCGATTGGCCGTCGATGGGATGGTGGAGGAACTTATCAACTGCCACGCTGATGCTAATGCCACCGATGATTCTG gTAAATCTGCTCTTCACTGGGCCGCGGCTGTAAACAATGTAGAGGCTGCCATGGTGCTGCTGAAAAATGGCGCCAACAAAGACATGCAAGACAACAAG GAAGAGACACCGCTGTTCCTTGCAGCCCGTGAGGGCAGCTACGAGACAGCCAAGGTTCTGCTGGAACACTTTGCCAATCGTGAGATCACTGACCATCTTGACCAGCTGCCCAGAGATATCGCCCAGGAACGCATGCACCACGATATTGTACGCCTTCTGGATGAGTACAACATTGTCAGGAGTCCTGGCCTTCACAGCGGCCCTCTTAGCACCTCCAgcctctctccacctctctgttCCCCCAATGACTATCTTAGCAACCTCAAACCAAACCTCTCTGTTAAGAAAGTACGCAAACTTAGCTCCGGaaaaggagggaaggatggGGGCAAAGATAATagaatgaagaagaaaaagtcgCTCGATGGGAAGAATAATTTGCTGGACACAACGGCTGTCCTCTCACCAGTTGAGTCCCTCGAGTCACCCCATGGCTACATGTCTGATGTAGCTTCTCCTCCTATGACGTCACCCTTCCAGCAGTCCCCACCTATGTCTCTCAATCACCTACAAGGGAATGGTGACTCTCATATGGGCCAGATGAGCATGGGCAAGGATATGGGGTGTATGTCTTTTGACCCCAACCCACCCCGTCTCTCCCACCTGCCTGTGTCCAGCCCCAGCAGTCAGGGCACAGCATCCATAGGTGGCAGCAGAGTAGGCCAGTGTGACTGGGTGTCCAGGATGCACCCAGGTGTAGGCCAGCAAGGAAGCTTCGCCCAGGCACCACCCATGTCCCACAACATGATGGGTCCTCTGCACGGCGTCAGCACTGCCACTCTATCGCAAATCATGGGCTACCAGAATCTGCAGACCAGCCACCTCAACTCATCTGCGCACATGATGCAGCAGGCTCACTCACGGCAGCTCCAGCACCAGAACTCCAACTCCACTACAGCCGGGCAGTCCATGACCCAGAGCTTCCCCAACATCGAGCTGAACAGCCCCGACATGCAGCCAAACAACAGTTCAGGCCGCTCTATGCCCATCCACACTGTAATGCCCCAGGAGACGCAGATCCTCGGAACCCAGTTtctcacccctccctcccaaCACAGCTATTCTGGCCCCATGGACAACACACCTAACCACCAGCTACAGGTGCCTGACCACCCGTTCCTAACCCCTTCCCCCGGCTCCCCCGACCAGTGGTCCAGCTCGTCCCCACATTCCAACATGTCCGATTGGTCGGAAGGCATCTCCAGCCCGCCTACAAGTATCCATTCGCAGATGAATCTGATCCCAGACCAGTTTAAGTAG